The region TTTTCCTATACGGTTGATACTAAATGAAGCTTTTCAATCCGAAAATCTGTGGCTGCTTTATGCTGTTTTACTGCTTCGGTATGGCACAATTGTGACCAAGTGGCCACGAGTTTGTTTGGAGATGCTGTTTGTTGATAATGTAGCTGGGTTGAGATTTCTATTATTTGAAGGTTGCTTGAAGATGGCTGCAACCTTTGTCTTTTTTGTCCTTAGGGTTTTCCACCGACCTGCTCCCCTAGGGAACTACGACTTGCACTTGCAGCTTCCATTTACATCCATTGGGTTCAAGTTTTCCAGTCTTCATGCTATCAAGCAGCCACTTGTGTTTGCACTTTACAATTTCTTCAGATTGAAGAGTTCACATTGGGTGTATTTGGATTCCAAGCTGAAGAGACACTGCCTACTCAGTAAGCAGCTCCATCTATCTGAATGCACATATGATAACATCCAGGCACTTCAGCATGGATCAAGCGAGTTCACCGCAGCTTCCATTAGCCGGCCCTCGTCAGTCAAGGTACTTTTCTGTTCCCCTTTCTATATACTTCCTGATTGGTATTTCCACATTGACCCTTTTAAAACATTACTTGCCACATTTAATACTTATTGCTATTAATTCTATTGTACATCATGTCCAAGCTTTTAAGAATTGCTGCAAATTAGCTTATGTTAGGATTTGTTGAGCCAATTAGTGCAACTTCTGTATGACAGGTCATGAGGAAGAGGAGTAGGCCAGGGATTAACATTATGGGTGTTTCCAAAGTGTCCTCTCAAGTTAATACTCATCAATCTTCTGATTCTGGCGAGAGGAAGCTTCCTCCATTTGCTCTTTCTTTTGCTGCTGCGCCTACTTTTTTCCTCTGTTTGCATCTTAAGTTGCTGATGGAGCAGTCAACAGCTCATGTAGGCTTTTGTAATCAGGAACCAACAGATGGTCAGGGAGATTCTGGTTTGGTCACTGATGACTATTCTAACATTGATGATTGCTCTAACAGGAGTTCAGAAATTATTCTGCAGAAAAATACGACAACTTTGTCAAATGAAGCTACAGGTGATGGATGGTCCTGTCCTGGGTTAGATCCTTTAATGGATCCCTCTGCTTGTGGTGATCAAGCTGTCTCTCAAAATGACCAGAGTATTGGTCTTCAAGGTACTGGAACTTCTATTTCCCATGGTTCTGAGGGGCTTGGTAATACTCACTCACCAGAGTCACAATCCCACCATTCAGCCCCAAAGCTAGGATCTTTACCTTCAAGTTCTTTAATACACCAGGATAAGGTGGATGAAGGTTCTCATTCTTTTAATGGTGATCTACATGTCCAGATTCCTTCAGTTGATGAATTTGAGAAGCCTAATCATGCTCAACAGTCTCCTGATTTGTCTTGGAATGTAAATGGAAGTGTTATTCCAAGCTCCAATCGGACTGCTCCAAGAAGTTCTTACCGGAGCCGGAATAGTTCGATGTCATTGGGATTCCAGTCACATCCGTGGTCTGATGGCAAGCCTGACTCTCTTTACAATGATTTTAGCAGCGGACCCAAAAAGCCACGTACACAAGTATCATATTCAGTGCCTTTTGCAGGGTATGAGTTAAGTTCAAGGCACAGAGGCCCTAATCAGAAAGGGCTTCCTAACAAACGAATTAGAAAGGCCAGTGAGAAGAAGTCATCAGATGTTGCTAGGGCCCCTGAAAAGAATTTTGAATGCTTATCTTGTGATGCAAATGTCTTGATTACAGCTGGTGATAAAGGCTGGAGAGAATATGGGTCCCATGTTGTACTCGAGCTGTTTGAACATAATGAGTGGAAACTCTCCGTAAAAGTTTTAGGAGTTACAAGGTATTCATACAAAGCACTTCAATTTATACAGCTTGGATCAACAAATCGTTATACACATGCAATGATGTGGAAAGGAGATAAGGATTGGATCTTGGAATTTCCTGACAGGAGTCAGTGGGCTCTATTCAAGGAGATGCATGAGGAATGCTACAACCGGAACCTGCGTGCTGCTTCAGTTAAAAACATACCTATTCCTGGTGTTCACTTGATAGAAGAAAATGATGATAATGGATCTGAGGTAACTTTTGTTCGGAGCTCTATGTATTTCCAACAGGTTGAAACAGATTTTGAGATGGCTCTGAATCCATCCCGGGTTCTGTATGACATGGATAGTGAGGATGAGCAATGGTTTTCGAACATTCGAAATTCTGATAAGTACAACAGTGACTTGAATGGGATCACGGAGGAGATGTTTGAGAAGACAATGGACCTGTTTGAAAAGGCTGCATATGCTAAAATGCGTGATCAGTTTACACCACATGAAATAGAAGAACTCACTTTTCACGTTGGGCCTTTGGGCATAGTCAAAGTCGTTTATGACCATTGGCTCCAGAGAAGGCAGAAGAAGGGAATGGCTTTAATACGGCACTTTCAGGTACTGTTCAATTACTCTTCTTGTTTATGTTATGATGTTTTTATGCATGTCTCTGTTTCTTTTTGATGAGAGAATGGGGGCGAGAAGAGAGATAAGAACAGTAGCTCTAGAAAAGCTCTCCAATTTCTCTAGGTTTTTAGGAGAACTCCTACATTACCCACAAACAAGTCAATGAAACTTGGGATACAAAAGGTGGAGCAAATAACGGTTCAGAAACTTGGTATTTTGTTCCACTTATTTATAAAACCCTACAATGCTACCAAAAAATTACACTGCTAATGAATCTTGAAGAGTTGAAATCATACTAAGATCTTACCgaagggcaaaatggtaatttAACATGCATACACACACAAAAACATGAAAATTATAATACATGGACAAAATAACCTATAAATAACAAAATTCAACCAATTTTATTAATAACTCATAATCATCATTCCACAATTTACCTTGCCTTTTTCTGGGGATGACCGGTACGTGTATGCTTCGTTATTGTTTGCCTGAAATTTTCATGTGCTTTTCAGATGCCTATGTGGGAACGATATCAACAGCAACTGAAGGAGTGGGAAGTAGCCGTGACCAAGAATAACATTTCTTCTAATGGATGCCTGGACAAGGGTGCAACTTTGGAGAAGCCACCCATGTTTGCTTTCTGTCTGAAACCAAGAGGTTTGGAATCACAGAACAAGGGGTTAAAACATCGATCTCAAAAGAAAATATCAGTCTCCGGGCATACAAACAGACTCCGATATCATGATAGTTACCAAACTAATGGTAAGAGTTAATTTCATTTGATATAATATCTTCAAAAACAATAAAGAACTTTCTCCTTACATCTATTTGTTGCGACTCCAGGAAGAAGACCAAATGGCTCGGCATTTTCTGATGAAAGGTACCCAGGCCATAGTTATGATTCTTTGGATGATTCTCCATTGCCTATGACATCACCAAGAGTATTCTCCCAACGGGATACTGCCAGCATGAAATATTATTCTATGAGCAATGATGTTTACTACAGAAATCATATGCAGAAACTTAACAGGAGCAAGTCCAAGAAACTTGGGTCATTTATGCATAATAATGTTTCACATACACCAGCTTCTTACAGCCCGAGACTGCCAGCATCGTCAGCTAAAAGAAATGGGGTTAGATCAAACCTTGTCAAATATGATTTACCAGGTCACAGGAAGTATGTACCAGATAGCCCTCAGAAGCAGTGGATTGAACAACTGAACGCTTCAGACCTAGAGGAGTTTAGACGGCGTGACTTAGTAAATGCTGCTCAGCGTGCACGCAAAATAGCTAAGTTAAAGAGAGAGAGGGCTAAAAAATTGCATTCTAGAGCAGATGTAGCAATTCACAGGGCCATGGTTGCTCTTATGATTGCTGAAGCAAAGAAAGCTTCCGAGGAAGAGGTTAGTGAAGGTAAATAAGAACCAACAGCCGAGGCTCAGATAACTTCAATAATTGTTCGTCTGCAGATGGGGCTATGATGAGGAGATTTGGTTGCTGCCTAAGTTCATCTCCTTGTCGGTGTCTACCTGAACCTTTTTTTTCCAGCTTGAGATCTGCTTTTGTTCAGATTTACTGTTGCATTGATCTCATGGTATAGGTCTTTTGAATTTTTGGCTACCTATATTTGTACAGATTCCCCCCTCCCTCCCTCCCATTTTGGCGTTTGTGCCCTCTTTCCTGCCCCCTCCCCTTTTCAGTTTCAAATATTCAACATGAAAATAGAAATTGGCCAAATAATACAACACCATTTCGAACGGAATTTAGTCCTGTTTCTTTGGAAGTTTTTTTTTGGTGAATGGTAGACTACAGTGCGAATGGCAAAGTTAATCAGAAGGCTTGTTTGATTACAGTTTTTGAATTATTTCTTTTGGTAAAAAGTTTTAACAACAGCCTTATATAAACTAAGTGGTTGCCAATTCTTTTCTTCTTGCTAAATTCTCTATCTATTGTTATTACTTGCTGTTTATATATTTGATTAACTTAGTTAGCATCCTCTTTCTCATATTTGATTAACTTAGTTAAGTTTTGTATTGGTCTTCTAAGCCAGACTTCCATATCACATCGAACTTATGAAGTTTTTCTTCATTTTCACCAATCTTGTGTCGTTTTTTTTATTATCGATCAAAgatatttaatttatataaatTGCATATGATATCGTTTTCTCCTTTGTTAAATTTATGTTCTATATATTTTGTTTTACTTCCGATCAAATGGAATTCATATGTTTTTAAAAACCGTCTCTAACTCTATTTAATTTTCTCTCAACTCTAAATTAGATTATTTCTTTCTCAACCACTCTATCACACATTGTAGTATATAATTTAGATAGTCGACTTCCTAGACACAAAATGTTCTAGTATACAAAAAGTGTAAAAATGTTTGATAGGTTAGACAAAAATGTTCTAGTATACAAAAAGTGTAAGAACATTTGATAGGTTAGTCCGGTTCAAACTTTTAATGATGTGTTTTTTAACATTTAGTGTGCGTGTCAATTTCACCATAGGACTcttaaaaatacaaaaaaataaaaataaaaaagcTAAATCATCAAAAAACCCTAAATTTTCCCCCTTTGCAGGTATTATATTCTGCCTCAATCGTTAGGGTTACATATATATTCGCAAACACAAGAAATTAATGAAGTAGTATATAAATGCGTATAAATATGAATATCATATTAATTGTCCATCACTCTTTATACTGATTTTCATATGAACTAACCTTGTGGTTGAAATTTCTTCATGCTCTGTTATGCAGCTGAAAGCAAGACAATACTTTTGCAATCTTTGTCAGAAGTACTctgaaaaaaaaagaattttcTTATTAATTGATAGTATAGgaacaaaaaaaaaattgaaataattAGAAGAATAATTCAAACCTGTACGATTTTGCCAAAGcaaatttcaaaataaaatggcTTTTAGGGTTTGATGAGCTGATAACATTGAAGAAAATGAGGAGGCCGTTTACATAAGGTGGCCATcatttcaaaataaaaaattggCTAAAGGGAAGAAATCGATTCAAGGTGTAAATGTAGGTTTAGTGCCCTCAATTCAAAATCAAATCTACTATCAAaagaatttttaaaaaaatatttcGAATGGACGGAATACATATTTCTAAGGAAAACATTTGAATTGAAACTAAGCGGCGCAAAGAATTACGAACTACTATGTTGAACGATGCAAAGAAGAGCGAAATGAAGCAAAGAAGAGCGAGATGAAATTTGAcataaataataaaattaatcATACAAAAATTTATGAATTATCTTAAATCATAAACCCTAGATCTACAAAGATTTATGAATTACACTAAACAGTTCGAAGAAGAGCGAAACAAAATTTGACGATAATGTAATAAAACTAATCACACGCAGATAGTTGTACAGAAAAAATGAATGAAGATGGAAAAGTAATTATTATATAATAAGGATTGATTTTGTATAAATTTTTCTCATAACgttcaattatctttgtggtgtatatatttaataataaaataaagaaaaagtTGCCACGATTGATATAGATAAtatattaataatattttaaatgAGCGGGATACATATTTTTGGTAGAAAACAATTGAATTTAAAGTAAGCAGCGCAAAAATTTATGAGCTATGTTAAACGGCATAAAGAAGTGCAAAATGTAATTTGACGACAGTATAATAAAATTAGGTAATTTCTTTTCCACCCTTATGGTTTATGGTGTGAGTCACATCTCTGAAATTCCGAAATTGTCTTCAGAAATTTTCGGAGATTCATCTTTGAATGCACCTTGAATCACCCATTCCTTCGTAAATCAATCAACCACCCCATTTTTGCCAAAATTTAGTTCGGGGATGCATCTCCGAAAATTTCAAGGATGaatttggagatgcatctctgaaaatCCTAAACCCCATTTATTACACGTTTTACATTGAAATTGACGTCTTGCTGGAGACTATCTGTCGATTTTAACCAATATTAGAGTCATATGAATTATATTCTCGCGTTTTGGCCCTTGCGTTCCTACGTTTCTGGCCTTTACGCGACCTAGCGTAAAAGCTTGGTTTTTTAGAAAATCGACTATGAATCAAAATTTTACCGTGTCATTTCATCAGAAAAAATCAGGGATCAAAGTCCTATATTTAAGAACGAAATATGGGACACCACCCTAAAAACCATAAATTAtttgtttttctattttattttaattattttctgttttcatatttttgaaaaaattcaaaattttttATAGACTCttaatttgattttatttgatttttagttgtattttcaaatttttataaaattattttaattgtttttctCAATAAGAACATTGTTGATATTTACATATTTGTTGCACTGTTGATGCATGACTATCAGACCTGTCTATTCAGATACACCTCATactaaattaaaaaaaaacacagCAGGACACTTTACTGATGAGTATATCTGAAAATCTCCGAAATTAAGTATAATAGGGGTGAATTATATGTGAAAAGAAATTCCCTAAAATTAACCACAAGTCGGCCCAATCTTTTTAGAGGCTTAAAGCCAATTTTAAAGTGAGGTCTTTAAAAcatattaaaaattaattttcGTGGTTGCCAAGAATCAAATCAAAGACTAAAATAATATGAGATCTCTCTTTTACTTACTCTACCATGAAAATATAGGTAAATTGTATGAGATTTTATATATTTATAACTAAACTGGACTTTTTTTTAGGATATTTAGGCCTTTTCGGTCCATAGTTTTGAGGCCTAAATCCCTTTTTTGGGTTGCCTTACCCTTGGACCGACCCTGATTAACCATACAAAAATTTATGAATTATCCTAAACTATAAATCCTGAACCCACCAAGATTTATAAATTACACTAAAATGTGAATAAGAGCGAAACAAAATTTGATGATAATGTAATAAAATTAATCATATGCGAATATTTGTAtaaagaaaatgattttgatgaTAATGTTATAAAACTAATCATATGCAGATAGTTGTATAAAGAAAATGATTGATGATGAAAAAGTAATTATTATATAACGATTGATTTCATATAAATTTTTCTCACATCATTCATCATCCTTCATAATCTATATATTTATTCTTAACATAAAGAAAAATTGTCATGATTGATACAAATATCTATTGATATGTTTGCAATGATACAAACTCGTCTCAAATCAAAATGATATAATTCATCTATTCTAGAGCATGATGAAACCTTAAAGAGTCTTTAAGTTGATATAAGCGAGGTGAAATTGACCTAGAGCTGCATTTACTAGCTCACCATGATATGATGAGAGGGCGAGATCACCAAACCACGAAATCAACTCAAACTCTTGGGACATGGATCCGACTCAGCCTTGAGTCACGTAACGACTTATGTGATGTTGTGTGGTCGAATCCCAGACTAGAAAACACGATAATAAAGGTATGAAGACATAATCGTCATATGACCATCGTCAATAAAAGCCATGAATGTATGTCGTGTCAACTCTATGACAATGGAGGAATAATGATTGAATGACTATAACCGTGTAGCAAAAACATGAAAGTCAAAGTAAGCCAAAACAACTATATACACACAAGCCAATGGCCAAAACGAGGAGGACTTAGTCACATATTAACACTAATTAAGGTTTCACTTATCTTAGACGGGAAATGTCACATATATTGTACTTTTCAAGTACACATGGCACCCACCATGGGGCCTTAGTAAAGAAAACCCATGCCACACTGAATTTCTCCACATAATCTTTATTCGCTTTAGCCATTATTTCACAATGGCAGGCACAAGGCATACATCTAGCTTTTGCGACAAAGACTTGCATTGTCAGAACAAATCCTTTCAAAATAGAAAAATGTCTTAATACATTTTCCATATAATTATACCAATGCAAGGGGGTTACGAGGAAAGGCGAATAAATCTCCTGTTACAAAAGATATGCTCAACATATTGTGCATATCTTAGAACCACCCACAAAGACATtattgactttttgatttaacATTATCTTATCATGTTAAGATGTGACTGGAATCACACCCTATGAGAATGGTCTATTAgtgaaattttggtatcagatatgagatgtcgaaggtaatgtcacgacactaatatatGAGTAATGCAAATAGAATAAAGATAGAGAGtagtaatgcaagatacacaagcaattctaaaataccccaaatatttaatcaaaatagcaatatatcaatcagagtaattatgcaattaagggtgtcacacaatcatttcacaccattcaccataatatttagtcatgctcattatttaattcaaaacataaagcattgcacaatacacagcggatagagatcaaatcgatcattcaaaacatgtaacacattacatgtaaaattattcaacaaggtaaaacatcccgtcccgatgttacatctatcagagcacgacccactaaggagactacactagactccaagcactagcttctactcaatcactgctcgttacttgaaaaatagttgtaagggtgagttcctcaatcgatataataagcattataaaatatcatgtaatgttaagtaaataatacatttcatcaccctaatcatatcacaacttcagcaacgacaacatccaCCCATGATCATACacatactcaacacaaccacaaacacacgtataatattggaatacatccattcatattatacgtcatacatacattatgcaatgagactccatgcatgcggtaccgactattcgtgaacatatagttcaacttcaccgaccaaatccaggtacggctaccaagctcactagtcccactcatttgagacctagtgactcacatcactaattcctcaccatgggaattagctaccaccccaagggccatgctatgcacgctaatcacctagcatgcaaacatcaacaacagtccaaatgactaacatcactaattcctcaccatgggaattagctaccaccataaaggccacattatgctatgccaaatcacctagcatgcaacatcaacaacaataatctacaatggacatatgctcacactctaagccataaaacagtccattcaccaacacatgcataatatatacattcacaacattatgcatactttcacacatcatcagcatatttatcacataatcatatcatgtcatgccaaataattcgGTCACAGTActagcacactctactaatacctatcctactcaaaacaacgggaaataatccctactatatcacacaccgatataggccaagcaccaattatgttcacaacattaaaatattaatttttcacttttacaacagtgttaaccggttaacgccctgggttaaccggttaacgcaggacagaacacgcttcctggccaattttaacagtgttaaccggttaacgccctgggttaaccggttaacgcagacagaacagcaatttctcagaaaccacaacagtgttaaccggttaacgccctgggttaaccggttaacgcaagcaaaacagcaatattttcacagttcataacagtgttaaccggttaacaccctgggttaaccggttaacgcaagacagaaagctgttcctgcgctaacacgaagcagaatgcagaattctccgcattttccgccgttggaggacttccggacccccgattccgattccgtaaaaagctatacgttcggaaaatcactacccatccaattacagattcaattacaactttaacacaacttatccaacacaatttttcagcattcaacatcccaattagggtcaattcaacggtttatcactacccattacatgttaacccataatacccattaaacgacgataaaccccccttacctgagttaatccggcaatcctttagcctcaagctcttctcttctccaaccttcttcctcttgctctgcctctttgccctttctccacttctctgccgcttctctgttttcacgtgaaaacctttatttaccaaaatgaactctttttcttatttccaacttatatatattttccaataattattattccaataataataataatattccaataattccaattatttaattaaattaataaacataatattaacttaaattaaataattatcttatttttatcggggtgttacaactctcccccactaaaagagttttcgtcctcgaaaacatacctcaagcgaataactccggataagactccttcatctgactctcaagttcccaagtcacattgccacctgctggtcctccccaagctacctttaccaaagcaatctctttaccccgcaactgtttcaactctcgatcctcgatcctcataggtgatgtttcaacagtcaggttatctctcacctgtacatcatctacttggaccacatgcgacggatcatgaatgtatctcctcaactgagacacatgaaaaacctcatgcaaattcgcaagtgacggcggtaaagcgatacgataggctacctcccctatcctctccaaaatctgataaggaccaataaatcaAGGTGTCAgcttctttgacttcaaagctcgaccaaccccagttatcggagtgacacgaagaaacacatgatctccctcttgaaactcaagtgacttcctcctcttgtcgtgataactcttctgacgactctgagcaattctcatcttctcctgaatcaccttaatcttttccgtagtctgttgaacaatctccggtccaaccacagcactctcaccggactcataccaacataaaggcgtccgacatctcctaccatacaaagcttcaaacggtgccataccaatgctcgaatgaaaactatggttgtaggtaaactcaattaaaggtaaataacaatcccaagcacctcccttttccaaaacacaagccctcaaaaggtcttccaatgactgaatcgtcctctcagtctgaccatcagtctgcggatgatatgcaaaactcaatctcagcttagttcccaaagccttctacaaaccttcccaaaacttcgatgtaaatctaggatctctgtccgaaacaatactcgacggaatgccatgcaagcttacaattttctcaatatacagctcagccaatctctctaacggataatccattctgatcggaatgaaatgagccgatttcgtcaatctatcaacaatcacccaaatggcttcaaaattcttaattgtcctcggtaaacccgaaacaaaatccatactgatactatcccacttccactctggaatagccaacggttgcattagcccagacggcttctgatgctcaatctttgacttctgacaagtcaaacaagaataaacaaaactcgcaatttctctcttcattcccggccaccaaaataactttttcaaatcatgatacatcttcgtagctccaggatgaatactcaagccactacgatgtccttcctcaagaatactcttcttaagttcggtaacattcggaatacacacccgattaccaaatttcaaaacaccattctcatcaactctgaattcaccaccttgaccttgattcactagagtcaacttatcaaccaaaagcacatcggatttctgaccctctctgatctcatccagaatactactcgttaatttcaacattcccaatctaacactattgtgagtactctcacacaccaaactcaagtctctaaactgctcaattaaatccaattccttaaccattagcatagacatatgcaatgatttccgactcaatgcatcagccactacgtttgctttacccggatggtaattcaaaccaaagtcataatccttcagaaactctaaccatctcctctgtctcatattcagctctttctgatcaaacaaatactttaaacttttatggtcactgaaaacctcaaatcttgacccgtacaagtaatgcctccataacttcagaacaaataccacggctgccaactctaaatcgtgtgtcggatagttcctctcatgaaccctcagctgtctcgaagcataagctataacctgcttattctgcatcaaaacaccacccaaacccaacaatgaagcatcacagtaaacctcaaatggttccgatggactcggtaatatcagaatatgagcagtagtcaaccttctctttaactcttggaaaccttcttcacattttgagtcccaaacaaaagcttgcccctttctagtcaacatcgtcaacggtaatgccaacttagaaaatccctcaatgaatttcctataataacctgcaagtccaagaaaactccttatctcagaaactg is a window of Lathyrus oleraceus cultivar Zhongwan6 chromosome 6, CAAS_Psat_ZW6_1.0, whole genome shotgun sequence DNA encoding:
- the LOC127095912 gene encoding uncharacterized protein LOC127095912 isoform X1, with the translated sequence MEGREDNSNGAAIPKKSRSLDIKSLYKSKLTEEGSKKNSKRKSSSAPGGGDETRNKRKKAKREVVLSSLENADGSGKKVADEVCEKGPSLGGDDLGELKLGVSEVFNSSSGLNGVWLGVCSDVCIPKRKRTLVGRKKSDIGQSLNPVGHPSVKVGHDDLVPKLGSDDLGRAVQSSKSNLKKHFDEFKENRNSDSNSISVQHVTENGDHAPNSVVNSGLSSLKKSKKKDRKRKTLASDKSRVSKEAEPLIDSCTISVDLQDDDEENLEENAARMLSSRFDPSCTGFSSSSKSSPRPSANGLSFLLSSSQNIVNHGSKSRSGSESASVDTAGRHLRPRKQDKDKEKSRKRRHFYEILPGDVDAYWVLNRRIKVFWPLDQSWYYGLVNEYDESQRLHHIKYDDRDEEWINLQTERFKLLLLRNEVPGRAKGRRDLTKSRRSDQRNGGKSEKERQRREANTKDDSCGGSSMDSEPIISWLARSSHRLKSSSFHGIKKQKTSVTHPSPTSSLLYDEPVSVKGNATKSSSRDVSNNFSCGSISQEKLSDNLREKSSLQSATQIKDSKQPAVYFRKRFRRPAGMLPPAPKEKQIIVSTPCSISFDHVVGGIQNVKQPRGRRFEGPLWFNYDEGVSKMFWNMESASFKFHLNFPIRLILNEAFQSENLWLLYAVLLLRYGTIVTKWPRVCLEMLFVDNVAGLRFLLFEGCLKMAATFVFFVLRVFHRPAPLGNYDLHLQLPFTSIGFKFSSLHAIKQPLVFALYNFFRLKSSHWVYLDSKLKRHCLLSKQLHLSECTYDNIQALQHGSSEFTAASISRPSSVKVMRKRSRPGINIMGVSKVSSQVNTHQSSDSGERKLPPFALSFAAAPTFFLCLHLKLLMEQSTAHVGFCNQEPTDGQGDSGLVTDDYSNIDDCSNRSSEIILQKNTTTLSNEATGDGWSCPGLDPLMDPSACGDQAVSQNDQSIGLQGTGTSISHGSEGLGNTHSPESQSHHSAPKLGSLPSSSLIHQDKVDEGSHSFNGDLHVQIPSVDEFEKPNHAQQSPDLSWNVNGSVIPSSNRTAPRSSYRSRNSSMSLGFQSHPWSDGKPDSLYNDFSSGPKKPRTQVSYSVPFAGYELSSRHRGPNQKGLPNKRIRKASEKKSSDVARAPEKNFECLSCDANVLITAGDKGWREYGSHVVLELFEHNEWKLSVKVLGVTRYSYKALQFIQLGSTNRYTHAMMWKGDKDWILEFPDRSQWALFKEMHEECYNRNLRAASVKNIPIPGVHLIEENDDNGSEVTFVRSSMYFQQVETDFEMALNPSRVLYDMDSEDEQWFSNIRNSDKYNSDLNGITEEMFEKTMDLFEKAAYAKMRDQFTPHEIEELTFHVGPLGIVKVVYDHWLQRRQKKGMALIRHFQMPMWERYQQQLKEWEVAVTKNNISSNGCLDKGATLEKPPMFAFCLKPRGLESQNKGLKHRSQKKISVSGHTNRLRYHDSYQTNGRRPNGSAFSDERYPGHSYDSLDDSPLPMTSPRVFSQRDTASMKYYSMSNDVYYRNHMQKLNRSKSKKLGSFMHNNVSHTPASYSPRLPASSAKRNGVRSNLVKYDLPGHRKYVPDSPQKQWIEQLNASDLEEFRRRDLVNAAQRARKIAKLKRERAKKLHSRADVAIHRAMVALMIAEAKKASEEEVSEGK
- the LOC127095912 gene encoding uncharacterized protein LOC127095912 isoform X2, which translates into the protein MCGMNRLLRMCKDDDEENLEENAARMLSSRFDPSCTGFSSSSKSSPRPSANGLSFLLSSSQNIVNHGSKSRSGSESASVDTAGRHLRPRKQDKDKEKSRKRRHFYEILPGDVDAYWVLNRRIKVFWPLDQSWYYGLVNEYDESQRLHHIKYDDRDEEWINLQTERFKLLLLRNEVPGRAKGRRDLTKSRRSDQRNGGKSEKERQRREANTKDDSCGGSSMDSEPIISWLARSSHRLKSSSFHGIKKQKTSVTHPSPTSSLLYDEPVSVKGNATKSSSRDVSNNFSCGSISQEKLSDNLREKSSLQSATQIKDSKQPAVYFRKRFRRPAGMLPPAPKEKQIIVSTPCSISFDHVVGGIQNVKQPRGRRFEGPLWFNYDEGVSKMFWNMESASFKFHLNFPIRLILNEAFQSENLWLLYAVLLLRYGTIVTKWPRVCLEMLFVDNVAGLRFLLFEGCLKMAATFVFFVLRVFHRPAPLGNYDLHLQLPFTSIGFKFSSLHAIKQPLVFALYNFFRLKSSHWVYLDSKLKRHCLLSKQLHLSECTYDNIQALQHGSSEFTAASISRPSSVKVMRKRSRPGINIMGVSKVSSQVNTHQSSDSGERKLPPFALSFAAAPTFFLCLHLKLLMEQSTAHVGFCNQEPTDGQGDSGLVTDDYSNIDDCSNRSSEIILQKNTTTLSNEATGDGWSCPGLDPLMDPSACGDQAVSQNDQSIGLQGTGTSISHGSEGLGNTHSPESQSHHSAPKLGSLPSSSLIHQDKVDEGSHSFNGDLHVQIPSVDEFEKPNHAQQSPDLSWNVNGSVIPSSNRTAPRSSYRSRNSSMSLGFQSHPWSDGKPDSLYNDFSSGPKKPRTQVSYSVPFAGYELSSRHRGPNQKGLPNKRIRKASEKKSSDVARAPEKNFECLSCDANVLITAGDKGWREYGSHVVLELFEHNEWKLSVKVLGVTRYSYKALQFIQLGSTNRYTHAMMWKGDKDWILEFPDRSQWALFKEMHEECYNRNLRAASVKNIPIPGVHLIEENDDNGSEVTFVRSSMYFQQVETDFEMALNPSRVLYDMDSEDEQWFSNIRNSDKYNSDLNGITEEMFEKTMDLFEKAAYAKMRDQFTPHEIEELTFHVGPLGIVKVVYDHWLQRRQKKGMALIRHFQMPMWERYQQQLKEWEVAVTKNNISSNGCLDKGATLEKPPMFAFCLKPRGLESQNKGLKHRSQKKISVSGHTNRLRYHDSYQTNGRRPNGSAFSDERYPGHSYDSLDDSPLPMTSPRVFSQRDTASMKYYSMSNDVYYRNHMQKLNRSKSKKLGSFMHNNVSHTPASYSPRLPASSAKRNGVRSNLVKYDLPGHRKYVPDSPQKQWIEQLNASDLEEFRRRDLVNAAQRARKIAKLKRERAKKLHSRADVAIHRAMVALMIAEAKKASEEEVSEGK